From a region of the Rhipicephalus microplus isolate Deutch F79 chromosome X, USDA_Rmic, whole genome shotgun sequence genome:
- the LOC119177339 gene encoding uncharacterized protein LOC119177339 — translation MKTMLVSLFVSALVGVSLAGLVGYGGGYGGGYGGGYGGGHGGGLLVLGGYGGGGYGGGGGYGGGYGKSLPGPSFLIKSVHHVSKVSHGGPILANYDLGVAYGGGYGGGYGGGYGFGGGYGGYGGYGGYGLGVLGYGHKG, via the exons ATGAAGACCATG CTGGTTTCCCTGTTTGTGAGCGCCCTGGTCGGCGTCTCTCTGGCCGGCCTCGTTGGATATGGTGGAGGCTACGGAGGTGGCTACGGCGGCGGCTACGGCGGAGGCCACGGCGGAGGACTCCTTGTCCTTGGTGGATACGGTGGCGGAGGATACGGCGGCGGTGGAGGATACGGTGGCGGCTACGGAAAATCCCTTCCCGGGCCATCCTTCCTCATTAAGAGCGTTCACCACGTGAGCAAGGTCAGCCACGGAGGGCCCATCCTGGCCAACTACGACCTCGGCGTCGCCTACGGTGGTGGATACGGCGGAGGTTACGGAGGAGGCTACGGTTTCGGAGGTGGTTACGGAGGCTACGGAGGTTACGGAGGTTACGGATTGGGCGTTCTCGGCTACGGCCACAAGGGC